The window TGCATGAAATTTTTGCAATCATCCACATTagtttcgcatagtcatgcaaaaattttcgcataaGTGTGCGAAGTGGTCCAGATGGCTCATTTTACTGCAGTCTTTAAGATggatttcgcatagtcatgcgaaatgttcgcatggtcatgcgaaatggtCCAGAGGGTTAAAAATTATTGCACTACCCTTATCAGTTTTGCACAGTCATGCGAgaatttcgcatgatcatgccaACTGGGACAGAGACTCATTTTGCATATTTCTGAAGTTATGAAAACTCCCCTGTTTTGGCATGACTCCCCTGTTTTGGCATGATTGTGCTATTTTGGCATGACCTCCCTGTTTTGGCATGACTGTGCAAAATGGTGATGGGTCATTAAAActcctttttcctttgcttcatgcattccatccatccggAAAATCCTTTGCATCAATACTCAATTTGGATATGGCTTGCAAACAATGAATGGACCAACTCCTTGGTACTTAAGCTTTCCCGGAAAAATATGTGGCTTGAAATAGCCTTCTTTGAACTTGTTCTTTTGAATAAGTTGGTCATGCCATTCCTTGAGCTTCTTTTTCATGATCTTTGGATTATTGTGCACACCATGCTTCATGGTTTTCACTTTCTTGGAGCTGAAAAACCATTTCATTAACTTCAAAGgttgaatttcttcattgatcTTCCAAACTTCAATCCGTTCATTGGAAATTACTTCAccgatttttgaaaaattatcttcaaCCTTTTCTTTCACTAGCTCTTCCATAggcaattcaatcaaataagcCTCCTTAAGTTCCTCATTCTCTTTGGTACCATGCTTCTTACATGAATGAAAAATGTTCAGCTCAATTGTCATGTTACCAAAGGTAAGTTGCATCACCCCACTTCGACAATTAATCAATGCATTTGCTGTGGCGAGGAAAGGTCGGCCAAGTATAATAGGAACATGGTTGAGTCCACTAGTTCTTTGTTccgtatcaagcaccacaaaatcaaCCGGATAATAGAAGTTATTGATTTGGATCAACACATCTTCAATAATTCCTCTTGGAAACTTAACCGATCTATCCACCAATGAAAGTGTGATGGAAGTAGACTTTAGTTCTCCAAGCCCCAATTGCTTATATACTGAGTAAGGAAGAagattcacacttgcccccaagtctaaaAGTGCTATTTTTACAAAAGTGTTGCCAATATTCACCGAGATAGTTGGACATCCCGGATCCTTGTACTTGATTGGAGTCTTGCATTGGATGATTGCACTAACTTGTTCAGTCAAGaaagctttctttttcaaatgcatCCCTCTTTTTATGGTACACAAATCCTTAAGAAACTTGGCATAGGTTGGAACTTGTCTTATCATGTCAAGGAGTGGTATATTGACTTTGACTTgcttgaga is drawn from Vitis riparia cultivar Riparia Gloire de Montpellier isolate 1030 chromosome 18, EGFV_Vit.rip_1.0, whole genome shotgun sequence and contains these coding sequences:
- the LOC117905761 gene encoding uncharacterized protein LOC117905761, translating into MHTVQEKGKFFSQPQQNPSGVHEIGETSENSIENDEVKAVITLRGGKQVDQPMPKPKENRGEEQKENVKEQEKGKEVNEDDRSKKDEIVKEKVNKKDMLLAPPFPMALQSNKVVNNAPEIFEVLKQVKVNIPLLDMIRQVPTYAKFLKDLCTIKRGMHLKKKAFLTEQVSAIIQCKTPIKYKDPGCPTISVNIGNTFVKIALLDLGASVNLLPYSVYKQLGLGELKSTSITLSLVDRSVKFPRGIIEDVLIQINNFYYPVDFVVLDTEQRTSGLNHVPIILGRPFLATANALINCRSGVMQLTFGNMTIELNIFHSCKKHGTKENEELKEAYLIELPMEELVKEKVEDNFSKIGEVISNERIEVWKINEEIQPLKLMKWFFSSKKVKTMKHGVHNNPKIMKKKLKEWHDQLIQKNKFKEGYFKPHIFPGKLKYQGVGPFIVCKPYPN